A genomic stretch from Marinimicrobium sp. C6131 includes:
- the mutL gene encoding DNA mismatch repair endonuclease MutL yields the protein MSRIQLLNPRLANQIAAGEVVERPSSVIKELLENSLDAGATRVEVDVEDGGIKLMRVRDNGGGIDKSDLPLALSRHATSKIRELDDLEAVATLGFRGEALASISSVARLTLTSNTSDESAGWQVTAEGRDMQAELAPAAHPKGTTVEVRDLFFNTPARRKFLRTEKTEYNHLDDVIKRQALSRFDVAFTLRNNNRAVYSWREAHTQIERERRVAQVCGPAFMEQALHIDIERSGLRLWGWVAQPSFNRSQADLQHFYVNGRAIRDKLVGHAVRQAYQDVLYHGRHPAFVLYLEVDPSTVDVNVHPTKHEVRFRDNRRVHDFIFSSLHHALAQVRPGDRLESEAEAPEPALSGAAAGEFRQAPMGLAAASHPAGGYQPPGAPAPGAVAEQMRQYGTLHQPFNGGAGYQGQYGGAAAPSAPRPMPESEDGEVPPLGYAIAQLKGIYILAENAQGLIIVDMHAAHERITYERMKAAFAQGGLQTQPLLVPESIAVSQKEADCAEEHANTFTQLGFELQRAGPETLLVRQVPALLNRAPVAQLVRDVLSDLIEYGSSERIQQRINELLSTMACHGSVRANRRLTIPEMNALLRDMEATERSGQCNHGRPTWALQSLDELDKLFMRGQ from the coding sequence ATGTCTAGAATTCAATTGCTCAACCCCCGTCTCGCCAACCAGATCGCCGCCGGTGAGGTGGTGGAGCGCCCGTCTTCGGTTATCAAGGAGCTGCTGGAAAACAGCCTGGACGCGGGTGCGACCCGCGTTGAGGTGGATGTTGAGGACGGTGGTATTAAGCTGATGCGGGTGCGCGATAACGGCGGGGGCATCGATAAATCCGATCTGCCCCTGGCGCTGAGTCGTCATGCGACCAGCAAGATTCGCGAGCTGGACGACCTGGAGGCGGTGGCGACCCTCGGGTTTCGCGGTGAGGCGCTGGCCAGTATCAGCTCCGTGGCACGCCTGACCTTGACCAGTAACACCAGCGATGAGAGCGCCGGCTGGCAGGTGACCGCCGAAGGGCGCGATATGCAGGCCGAGCTGGCGCCGGCGGCCCATCCCAAAGGCACCACGGTGGAAGTGCGGGATCTGTTTTTCAATACCCCCGCCCGGCGTAAATTCCTGCGCACGGAAAAGACCGAGTACAACCACCTGGACGATGTGATCAAGCGGCAGGCCCTGTCCCGGTTCGATGTCGCCTTCACCCTGCGCAATAACAATCGCGCGGTGTACAGCTGGCGTGAAGCTCACACCCAGATTGAACGCGAGCGCCGAGTCGCTCAGGTGTGCGGTCCGGCGTTCATGGAGCAGGCGCTGCATATCGACATTGAGCGGTCCGGACTGCGTCTGTGGGGCTGGGTGGCGCAACCGAGCTTCAATCGCAGTCAGGCGGATCTGCAGCATTTTTATGTCAACGGTCGGGCCATTCGCGACAAACTGGTGGGGCATGCGGTTCGTCAGGCTTACCAGGACGTGCTCTATCATGGACGTCACCCGGCGTTTGTGCTCTATCTGGAAGTGGACCCGTCCACGGTGGATGTCAACGTGCACCCGACCAAGCATGAGGTACGCTTCCGGGACAATCGCCGGGTGCACGACTTCATTTTCAGCAGCCTGCATCACGCCCTGGCCCAGGTCCGCCCGGGGGATCGTCTGGAGTCGGAGGCCGAGGCGCCCGAGCCGGCCCTGAGCGGAGCTGCCGCGGGCGAGTTTCGCCAGGCGCCCATGGGCCTGGCCGCCGCCAGTCATCCGGCGGGTGGGTATCAGCCCCCCGGTGCGCCCGCCCCGGGGGCGGTCGCGGAGCAGATGCGCCAGTACGGCACTCTTCATCAGCCGTTCAATGGCGGCGCCGGGTACCAGGGCCAGTACGGTGGGGCGGCGGCTCCGTCGGCGCCCAGGCCGATGCCGGAGTCTGAGGATGGCGAGGTGCCGCCGCTGGGCTATGCCATTGCGCAGTTGAAGGGGATTTACATCCTGGCCGAAAATGCCCAAGGGTTGATCATCGTCGATATGCACGCCGCCCACGAGCGCATCACCTATGAGCGGATGAAGGCGGCCTTTGCCCAGGGTGGCCTGCAGACTCAGCCGCTGCTGGTGCCGGAGAGCATTGCGGTGAGCCAGAAGGAGGCGGACTGTGCCGAGGAGCACGCCAACACATTTACGCAGTTGGGCTTTGAGTTGCAGCGGGCCGGCCCGGAAACGCTCCTGGTCCGCCAGGTGCCGGCGTTGCTCAATCGCGCGCCGGTGGCGCAGTTGGTGCGGGATGTGCTGTCGGATCTGATCGAGTACGGCAGCAGTGAGCGGATTCAGCAGCGGATCAATGAGTTGCTCTCGACCATGGCCTGTCACGGGTCGGTGCGCGCCAATCGCCGCCTGACCATTCCGGAGATGAATGCGCTGCTGCGGGATATGGAAGCCACCGAACGCAGCGGCCAGTGCAACCACGGCCGCCCCACCTGGGCCCTGCAGTCCCTGGATGAACTCGACAAGCTCTTTATGCGCGGGCAGTAA